Proteins from one Sphaeramia orbicularis chromosome 17, fSphaOr1.1, whole genome shotgun sequence genomic window:
- the septin2 gene encoding septin-2 isoform X2, producing MSQADKMKQGQFTNPETPGYVGFANLPNQVHRKSVKKGFEFTLMVVGESGLGKSTLINSLFLTDLYPERVIPGAAEKIERTVQIEASTVEIEERGVKLRLTVVDTPGYGDAINSQDCFSTIISYIDDQFERYLHDESGLNRRHIVDNRVHCCFYFISPLGHGLKPLDVQFMKAIHNKVNVVPVIAKADTLTLRERERLKRRILDEIDEHGIKIYHLPDAESDEDEDFKEQTRILKASIPFAVVGSNQQIEAKGKKVRGRLYPWGVVEVENPEHNDFLKLRTMLITHMQDLQEVTQDLHYENFRSDRLKRGGRKGPEPEEMDKDMILQEKEAELRRMQEMIAKMQAQMQKQGDGEGEGQHV from the exons ATGTCTCAAGCAGACAAAATGAAG caaGGCCAGTTCACCAACCCTGAGACCCCAGGGTATGTGGGATTTGCCAACCTGCCCAACCAGGTTCATCGCAAGTCTGTTAAAAAAGGATTTGAGTTCACCTTGATGGTGGTTG GTGAATCTGGACTTGGAAAATCTACTCTGATCAACAGCCTGTTCCTCACTGACCTTTACCCAGAAAGAGTCATCCCTGGAGCAGCAG AAAAAATAGAAAGGACGGTTCAGATTGAAGCATCGACAGTAGAAATTGAAGAGCGAGGAGTGAAGCTCCGTCTCACTGTGGTCGACACACCAGGATATGGAGATGCCATCAACAGCCAGGACTG TTTCAGCACCATTATCAGCTACATCGATGACCAGTTTGAGCGCTACCTCCATGACGAGAGCGGTCTAAATCGAAGACACATCGTCGACAATAGAGTTCACTGCTGCTTCTATTTCATCTCCCCTCTTGGCCACGG TCTGAAACCCTTGGATGTCCAGTTCATGAAGGCCATTCACAACAAGGTCAACGTGGTTCCTGTCATTGCTAAGGCGGACACACTCACCctcagagagagggagaggctcAAGCGGAGG ATTCTGGATGAGATTGATGAACACGGTATCAAGATTTACCACCTTCCTGATGCAGAGTCAGATGAAGATGAGGACTTCAAAGAGCAGACCAGGATCCTCAAG GCTAGCATCCCGTTCGCAGTTGTAGGCTCCAACCAGCAGATTGAGGCCAAAGGGAAGAAGGTGAGGGGCCGTCTGTACCCATGGGGCGTGGTGGAAGTGGAGAACCCCGAACACAACGACTTCCTCAAGCTGCGGACCATGCTGAT TACCCACATGCAGGATCTGCAGGAAGTGACCCAGGACCTGCACTATGAGAACTTCCGCTCGGATCGCCTCAAACGGGGTGGCAG AAAGGGTCCAGAACCGGAGGAAATGGACAAGGATATGATCCTGCAGGAGAAGGAGGCTGAG TTGAGACGAATGCAGGAGATGATTGCCAAGATGCAGGCCCAGATGCAGAAACAGGGAGACGGCGAAGGTGAAGGCCAACATGTGTGA
- the septin2 gene encoding septin-2 isoform X1, translating into MSQADKMKQGQFTNPETPGYVGFANLPNQVHRKSVKKGFEFTLMVVGESGLGKSTLINSLFLTDLYPERVIPGAAEKIERTVQIEASTVEIEERGVKLRLTVVDTPGYGDAINSQDCFSTIISYIDDQFERYLHDESGLNRRHIVDNRVHCCFYFISPLGHGLKPLDVQFMKAIHNKVNVVPVIAKADTLTLRERERLKRRILDEIDEHGIKIYHLPDAESDEDEDFKEQTRILKASIPFAVVGSNQQIEAKGKKVRGRLYPWGVVEVENPEHNDFLKLRTMLITHMQDLQEVTQDLHYENFRSDRLKRGGRLSSHGYILPLSPAKGPEPEEMDKDMILQEKEAELRRMQEMIAKMQAQMQKQGDGEGEGQHV; encoded by the exons ATGTCTCAAGCAGACAAAATGAAG caaGGCCAGTTCACCAACCCTGAGACCCCAGGGTATGTGGGATTTGCCAACCTGCCCAACCAGGTTCATCGCAAGTCTGTTAAAAAAGGATTTGAGTTCACCTTGATGGTGGTTG GTGAATCTGGACTTGGAAAATCTACTCTGATCAACAGCCTGTTCCTCACTGACCTTTACCCAGAAAGAGTCATCCCTGGAGCAGCAG AAAAAATAGAAAGGACGGTTCAGATTGAAGCATCGACAGTAGAAATTGAAGAGCGAGGAGTGAAGCTCCGTCTCACTGTGGTCGACACACCAGGATATGGAGATGCCATCAACAGCCAGGACTG TTTCAGCACCATTATCAGCTACATCGATGACCAGTTTGAGCGCTACCTCCATGACGAGAGCGGTCTAAATCGAAGACACATCGTCGACAATAGAGTTCACTGCTGCTTCTATTTCATCTCCCCTCTTGGCCACGG TCTGAAACCCTTGGATGTCCAGTTCATGAAGGCCATTCACAACAAGGTCAACGTGGTTCCTGTCATTGCTAAGGCGGACACACTCACCctcagagagagggagaggctcAAGCGGAGG ATTCTGGATGAGATTGATGAACACGGTATCAAGATTTACCACCTTCCTGATGCAGAGTCAGATGAAGATGAGGACTTCAAAGAGCAGACCAGGATCCTCAAG GCTAGCATCCCGTTCGCAGTTGTAGGCTCCAACCAGCAGATTGAGGCCAAAGGGAAGAAGGTGAGGGGCCGTCTGTACCCATGGGGCGTGGTGGAAGTGGAGAACCCCGAACACAACGACTTCCTCAAGCTGCGGACCATGCTGAT TACCCACATGCAGGATCTGCAGGAAGTGACCCAGGACCTGCACTATGAGAACTTCCGCTCGGATCGCCTCAAACGGGGTGGCAGGTTGTCATCCCATGGTTACATTCTGCCTCTGTCTCCTGC AAAGGGTCCAGAACCGGAGGAAATGGACAAGGATATGATCCTGCAGGAGAAGGAGGCTGAG TTGAGACGAATGCAGGAGATGATTGCCAAGATGCAGGCCCAGATGCAGAAACAGGGAGACGGCGAAGGTGAAGGCCAACATGTGTGA
- the stk25b gene encoding serine/threonine-protein kinase 25, translated as MAHLANMQNQNTRLDPEEYFTKQERIGKGSFGEVYKGINNRTKEVVAIKIIDLEEAEDEIEDIQQEITVLSQCDSPFVTKYYGSYLKGTKLWIIMEYLGGGSALDLLRPGPLEETYIATILREILKGLEYLHSERKIHRDIKAANVLLSEQGDVKLADFGVAGQLTDTQIKRNTFVGTPFWMAPEVIKQSAYDFKADIWSLGITAIELAKGEPPNSDLHPMRVLFLIPKNTPPTLEGPYSKPFKEFVEACLNKDPRFRPTAKELLKHKFITRYTKKTAYLTELIDRYRRWKSEGHGEESSSDDSDMDADDVDPCPMWTFPTVRPSSMNKLQKGYTHTDLESGDSVKRQPKSQCLSALVTPIFRELKEKRRASGGGVGAIEELENAFNLAEESCPGISDRLVTHMMERVCRFSLNGNTTPSSR; from the exons ATGGCACACCTTGCAAACATGCAAAACCAG AATACCAGGTTGGACCCAGAGGAGTACTTCACCAAGCAGGAGCGGATTGGGAAGGGCTCCTTTGGAGAGGTTTACAAAGGCATCAACAACCGCACAAAGGAAGTGGTGGCGATTAAAATTATAGACCTGGAGGAGGCAGAGGATGAAATAGAAGACATCCAGCAGGAAATCACAGTGCTGAGCCAGTGTGATAGTCCTTTTGTTACTAAGTATTATGGATCATACTTAAAG ggGACCAAGCTGTGGATTATAATGGAGTATTTAGGTGGAGGATCTGCTTTGGATCTG CTCCGCCCAGGGCCCCTTGAAGAGACATACATTGCAACTATATTGAGGGAAATTCTGAAGGGGCTGGAATATCTGCACTCTGAGAGGAAGATTCACAGAGATATCAAAG CTGCCAACGTTCTCCTGTCAGAGCAGGGTGATGTGAAGCTGGCAGATTTCGGGGTGGCAGGACAGCTGACAGATACTCAGATTAAGAGGAACACGTTTGTGGGCACACCGTTCTGGATGGCTCCAGAGGTGATCAAGCAGTCAGCCTATGACTTTAAG GCTGATATCTGGTCCCTGGGAATAACTGCAATCGAACTGGCTAAAGGAGAACCCCCCAACTCGGATCTTCACCCCATGAGGGTCCTCTTTCTCATACCCAAAAACACCCCACCCACGCTGGAGGGCCCCTATAGCAAGCCTTTTAAGGAGTTTGTGGAGGCTTGTCTAAATAAAGACCCCCGTTTT AGGCCGACAGCCAAAGAACTTCTGAAACATAAGTTCATCACACGTTACACCAAGAAGACGGCCTATCTGACTGAACTGATTGACCGCTACCGCCGCTGGAAGTCAGAGGGACACGGAGAGGAGTCCAGTTCAGACGACTCAGATAT GGATGCTGATGATGTGGATCCATGTCCAATGTGGACCTTCCCCACAGTCAGACCCAGCTCTATGAACAAGCTACAGAAgggctacacacacacagatttagaG tcaggaGATTCTGTGAAAAGGCAACCGAAGTCACAGTGTCTGTCAGCCTTGGTAACACCCATCTTCAGAGAG CTGAAAGAGAAGCGGCGGGCGAGTGGCGGTGGTGTAGGAGCCATCGAGGAACTGGAGAACGCCTTCAACCTGGCAGAGGAGTCGTGTCCCGGCATCTCCGACCGCCTCGTCACACACATGATGGAGAGAGTGTGCAG GTTTTCTTTAAATGGTAACACCACCCCATCTTCACGGTGA